One Methanocaldococcus villosus KIN24-T80 genomic window carries:
- a CDS encoding efflux RND transporter permease subunit, with translation MRKIFKKIANFSEKHPFTVLGIIFIITLFMAISATNIKSQTAFEKFLPQNNEIVKTLYQVRDEFGGTDIITITVKIVPSDASDKVIDIRDPRVLRAVKELEDNIRTIDGITNVNSPVDTIIKLNNGKVPDSLDQVKDLLKKLPEEQRRKMFNSDYSMMIIHAFTDAGGDQKKLFRILKQVKSYMYESPFPPGVEVIYTGTPPLRELLYNLMKESQTFTTVVGLVAILIILFLYFKKPISSFLPLIPVAISVIWTGGVMGLLGIPLDMATAGIGSLILGLGIDYGIHLMHRYNEEKRKGLPVDKAIEIAVVETGSAVMATTATTVAGFLALVLAPLPMMVNLGKVCALGITFCMIVVLTLLPSLLIIEDRYILPLIKGEKNE, from the coding sequence ATGAGGAAAATATTTAAAAAAATAGCTAATTTTTCTGAAAAACATCCTTTTACTGTTTTGGGCATTATATTTATTATAACTCTATTCATGGCTATATCCGCTACTAATATAAAATCACAAACAGCATTTGAGAAATTCTTACCTCAAAATAATGAGATTGTAAAAACACTCTATCAAGTTAGAGATGAGTTTGGAGGGACTGATATTATAACAATAACTGTAAAAATTGTTCCATCAGATGCTAGTGATAAAGTTATAGATATAAGAGATCCAAGAGTTTTAAGAGCAGTTAAAGAGTTAGAAGATAATATTAGGACTATAGATGGAATTACTAATGTGAATTCTCCTGTAGATACAATAATAAAGTTAAACAATGGAAAAGTTCCTGACAGTTTAGATCAGGTTAAAGATTTATTGAAAAAACTTCCTGAAGAGCAAAGAAGAAAGATGTTCAATTCTGATTATTCAATGATGATAATACATGCTTTTACTGATGCAGGAGGGGATCAAAAGAAACTATTTAGAATATTAAAGCAAGTTAAAAGCTATATGTATGAATCACCCTTCCCTCCAGGGGTTGAAGTTATATACACAGGCACCCCTCCATTAAGAGAATTATTGTATAATCTGATGAAAGAAAGTCAAACTTTCACAACAGTTGTTGGACTTGTGGCTATATTGATAATCTTATTTTTATACTTTAAAAAACCAATTTCAAGCTTTTTACCACTAATTCCTGTTGCAATCTCCGTTATTTGGACTGGAGGAGTTATGGGTTTGCTAGGTATTCCATTAGATATGGCAACTGCAGGGATAGGTTCATTAATTTTAGGGCTTGGGATTGATTATGGAATACATCTTATGCATAGGTATAATGAAGAAAAAAGAAAAGGATTGCCTGTAGATAAAGCTATTGAAATAGCTGTTGTTGAGACAGGATCAGCTGTTATGGCTACAACTGCAACAACTGTAGCTGGTTTCTTAGCTCTTGTTTTAGCTCCATTACCTATGATGGTTAATTTGGGAAAAGTTTGTGCTCTTGGAATAACATTCTGTATGATTGTTGTTCTCACCCTTTTACCCTCTCTACTCATTATTGAAGATAGATATATCCTACCACTAATAAAAGGTGAAAAGAATGAATAA
- a CDS encoding GbsR/MarR family transcriptional regulator — translation MEDYEKKIIEMFSEISKLHGLSKSIGAIYAVLFLSDEPLSIPDIVEKLKISKGNVSMGLKKLEELGFIRKVMVIGKRRNYYVVEDRFSSIKDIAKKKYEIISKTYESVKDSKLPKDKLKKLEKMKNLSEKILKVLEEINNEENI, via the coding sequence ATGGAAGATTATGAGAAAAAGATTATTGAGATGTTTTCAGAGATATCTAAACTGCATGGATTGAGTAAATCCATTGGAGCTATATATGCTGTATTATTTTTGTCAGATGAGCCATTATCAATTCCAGATATAGTTGAAAAGTTGAAAATAAGTAAAGGAAATGTGAGTATGGGATTAAAGAAGTTAGAGGAGTTAGGTTTTATAAGAAAGGTTATGGTAATAGGAAAGAGAAGGAATTATTATGTGGTTGAAGACAGATTTTCCTCAATAAAAGATATTGCTAAGAAAAAATATGAAATCATCTCTAAAACATATGAATCTGTTAAAGACTCAAAATTACCAAAAGATAAACTAAAAAAACTTGAAAAAATGAAAAATCTGTCTGAAAAGATACTTAAAGTCCTGGAGGAGATTAATAATGAGGAAAATATTTAA
- a CDS encoding PINc/VapC family ATPase gives MNLEERKKLEAKKIDELELIGKKVCVDTCVIIDGRISELIDKGKLSEATVIIPEAVISELEYQANMGREIGYQGIEELRKITEKAANYGIKIEYYGERPSKEAIELARSGEIDAIIRKVAKETGAILLTSDWIQYNLAVAQGIEAYYLETLEEEIELILNKYFDEETMSVHLKEGCLPYAKKGKPGNVKLVPIGDKELTKEDMEEIIDNIIKYAEQNNGFFEIQRKGATVIQLGNIRISIARPPFSDALEVTAVRPIIKAKLEDYGISDKLMERLKERAEGIFVSGPPGSGKSTFVAALAEFYRSQGKIVKTMESPRDLQVSKEITQYAPLEGDMEKTCDILLLVRPDYTIYDEVRKTRDFEIFADMRMAGVGMVGVVHASKPIDAIQRLIGRVELGVIPQVVDTVIFIKDGKIEKVYELDFTVKVPHGMFEEDLARPVIEVKDFETGKVEYEIYTYGEQVVVMPIKGEEVRKPIYSYAEEKLEEILKKLLPRKAKPIVKVTGDDSINLYVPERYIGSIIGKGGKEIAKLEDILGLRISVKEKEEEERKEMENIRRKYEYVTELESTKIYETDKHIIIDVGEDYAGENIRIYVDGKLLTTVTVRNDGTVRINKNTVVGKNLLKSIEEGRDIYIDLY, from the coding sequence ATGAATTTAGAAGAAAGAAAAAAATTAGAAGCTAAGAAGATAGATGAGCTTGAATTAATTGGAAAAAAGGTTTGTGTTGATACATGTGTTATTATTGATGGTAGAATATCTGAATTAATTGATAAAGGTAAGCTTAGTGAAGCAACAGTAATAATTCCTGAAGCTGTAATTTCTGAATTAGAGTATCAAGCTAACATGGGAAGAGAGATAGGATATCAGGGAATTGAAGAGTTAAGAAAAATAACAGAAAAAGCAGCTAATTATGGAATAAAAATAGAATATTATGGTGAAAGACCTAGTAAAGAAGCTATTGAGCTTGCTAGAAGTGGGGAAATAGATGCAATAATTAGGAAAGTGGCTAAAGAGACAGGGGCTATATTATTAACAAGTGATTGGATTCAATATAATTTAGCTGTAGCTCAGGGAATAGAGGCTTATTATTTAGAGACTTTAGAAGAGGAGATAGAATTAATTCTAAATAAATATTTTGATGAAGAGACAATGTCTGTTCATTTAAAAGAGGGATGCTTACCATATGCAAAGAAAGGTAAGCCTGGGAATGTTAAACTTGTTCCTATAGGAGATAAAGAGCTAACAAAAGAAGATATGGAAGAAATTATTGATAATATTATAAAATATGCTGAACAAAATAATGGTTTCTTTGAAATTCAGAGGAAAGGGGCAACTGTTATACAATTAGGAAATATAAGAATTTCTATAGCAAGACCTCCATTTTCAGATGCTTTAGAGGTTACAGCTGTTAGGCCAATTATTAAAGCTAAATTAGAAGATTATGGAATATCTGATAAACTTATGGAAAGGTTGAAAGAGAGAGCAGAGGGAATATTTGTATCAGGACCACCAGGTAGTGGAAAATCTACATTTGTAGCAGCTTTAGCAGAGTTTTATAGAAGTCAGGGGAAGATAGTTAAAACAATGGAAAGCCCAAGAGATCTACAAGTTAGTAAAGAAATTACCCAATATGCTCCATTAGAAGGAGATATGGAGAAAACATGTGATATTCTTTTATTAGTTAGGCCTGATTATACAATATATGATGAAGTAAGGAAAACTAGGGATTTTGAAATATTTGCTGACATGAGAATGGCAGGAGTAGGAATGGTAGGGGTTGTTCATGCTTCAAAACCTATAGATGCAATACAAAGATTGATTGGAAGGGTGGAATTAGGAGTGATTCCTCAAGTTGTAGATACAGTTATATTTATTAAAGATGGAAAAATTGAAAAGGTTTATGAGTTAGACTTTACAGTTAAAGTTCCACATGGTATGTTTGAGGAAGATCTTGCTAGGCCTGTTATAGAGGTTAAAGATTTTGAGACAGGAAAGGTTGAATATGAGATATATACATATGGAGAACAAGTTGTAGTTATGCCTATAAAAGGAGAGGAAGTTAGAAAACCAATATATAGTTATGCTGAAGAGAAATTAGAAGAAATATTAAAAAAACTACTTCCAAGAAAAGCCAAGCCTATAGTTAAAGTTACTGGAGATGATTCTATAAATCTCTATGTTCCTGAAAGATATATAGGCTCTATTATAGGAAAAGGTGGGAAAGAAATAGCTAAATTAGAAGATATCTTAGGGTTAAGAATCTCTGTTAAAGAAAAAGAAGAGGAAGAAAGGAAAGAGATGGAAAATATTAGAAGAAAGTATGAATATGTTACTGAGTTAGAATCTACAAAAATTTATGAGACTGATAAACATATAATTATTGATGTTGGAGAAGATTATGCTGGAGAGAATATCAGAATATATGTAGATGGGAAGTTATTAACTACAGTTACTGTAAGAAATGATGGAACTGTAAGAATAAATAAAAATACAGTAGTTGGAAAAAATTTATTAAAATCAATTGAAGAAGGAAGAGATATTTATATTGATCTATATTAG
- a CDS encoding FAD-dependent oxidoreductase produces MRVVIVGSGAAGLTAASTVRKYDKEKEIIVITKERDIAYSPCAIPYVIEGTIKSFEDIIMHKPEDYKKRKNIDVLTETEVIDIDSRGNKVVLDNGEKIDYDYLVLSTGSTPFIPPIKGVNLDGVFTVKTIDDGRRILKYIEENNCKRAVIAGAGAIGLEMGYALKKRGLDVLIVEMAPQILPRFLDPDMAEIVQKYLESEGIRFILSKPLEMIIGDDKVKGVVVGGKEFDADIVILSTGVRPNIDLAKKAGCKVDKAIVVDEYMRTSIKNIYAAGDCVEVVDFITGEKTLSPFGSTAVRQGKVVGLNIVGKNVEFPPVLNSAVSKIGSLEIGGTGLTAFSANLKRIPIVIGKAKALTRARYYPGGKDIYVKLVFGEDMKILGCQIIGGERVAERIDLVSLAIYNGVKAEELCKMEHCYAPPVAMVNEPISLAAEEALNYFKNL; encoded by the coding sequence TTGAGAGTTGTAATAGTAGGTTCAGGAGCTGCAGGACTTACAGCAGCATCAACTGTAAGAAAGTATGATAAGGAGAAGGAGATTATTGTTATAACCAAAGAGAGAGATATTGCCTATTCTCCCTGTGCTATTCCATATGTTATTGAAGGAACAATAAAGAGTTTTGAAGATATTATAATGCATAAGCCTGAAGATTATAAAAAAAGAAAAAATATTGATGTTTTAACAGAAACTGAAGTTATTGATATAGATAGTAGAGGTAATAAAGTAGTTTTAGATAATGGAGAGAAAATAGATTATGATTACCTTGTACTATCTACAGGTTCTACTCCATTTATTCCTCCAATTAAGGGAGTTAATTTAGATGGGGTTTTTACAGTAAAGACAATAGATGATGGTAGAAGGATACTTAAATATATTGAAGAGAATAATTGTAAAAGAGCAGTTATTGCTGGTGCTGGAGCTATTGGATTGGAGATGGGTTATGCTCTAAAAAAGAGAGGTTTAGATGTTTTAATTGTTGAAATGGCTCCACAGATATTACCAAGATTTTTAGATCCTGATATGGCAGAAATTGTTCAAAAGTATTTGGAGAGTGAAGGAATAAGATTTATTTTATCAAAGCCTTTAGAGATGATTATTGGAGATGATAAGGTTAAGGGAGTAGTTGTTGGTGGAAAAGAATTTGATGCTGATATAGTTATTCTATCAACTGGGGTCAGACCAAATATAGATTTAGCTAAAAAAGCTGGATGTAAAGTTGATAAGGCTATAGTTGTTGATGAATATATGAGGACTTCTATAAAAAATATCTATGCTGCAGGAGATTGTGTGGAGGTAGTGGATTTTATAACAGGGGAAAAAACTTTGTCTCCATTTGGTTCAACAGCTGTTAGACAAGGGAAGGTTGTGGGTTTAAATATAGTTGGAAAAAATGTAGAATTTCCACCAGTATTAAATTCTGCAGTGAGTAAAATAGGATCATTAGAAATTGGGGGTACTGGATTGACAGCATTTTCAGCAAATTTAAAAAGAATTCCTATTGTAATTGGTAAAGCTAAAGCATTAACAAGGGCTAGGTATTATCCTGGTGGAAAAGATATTTATGTAAAATTAGTTTTTGGAGAAGATATGAAAATTTTAGGATGTCAAATAATTGGTGGAGAGAGAGTAGCTGAAAGAATAGATTTAGTAAGCTTAGCTATATATAATGGAGTAAAAGCTGAAGAATTATGTAAAATGGAGCACTGCTATGCTCCTCCTGTGGCAATGGTTAATGAACCAATATCTTTAGCAGCTGAAGAGGCTTTAAATTATTTTAAAAATCTATAA
- a CDS encoding CxxCxxCC domain-containing protein: MKTLRYKKERAIKISEELFPDELCERCGRCCIIHAYKRDNKVELIYCEHFDKEKKLCKVYDKRFEYGCLTVLEGILAGVFPKDCPYVKNLKNYEEPRFYRFLK, encoded by the coding sequence TTGAAAACATTAAGATATAAAAAAGAAAGAGCAATAAAAATAAGTGAAGAACTTTTTCCTGATGAATTATGTGAAAGATGTGGAAGATGTTGTATAATTCATGCATATAAAAGGGATAATAAGGTAGAGCTGATATATTGTGAGCATTTTGATAAAGAAAAAAAGTTATGTAAAGTATATGATAAAAGATTTGAATATGGATGTCTAACAGTTTTAGAAGGAATATTAGCTGGAGTTTTTCCTAAAGACTGTCCATATGTTAAAAACTTAAAAAACTATGAAGAACCAAGATTTTATAGATTTTTAAAATAA
- a CDS encoding sn-glycerol-1-phosphate dehydrogenase, which translates to MRIITPRYTIIEDHAINHLNDILKKLSINNPLVITGKKTKKFAPKEFDFIYYSELPERISGYDAIIGVGGGRAIDYGKYLAYKNDLPFISIPTTASNDGIASPIVSIKQPSFMTVSPIAIIVDTKIIEKSPKRLLASGFGDIVSNITAVLDWQLAYKEKGEKYSESSAIFSKTVAEEILNYVLSSDLKEFHKKLAKALVGSGIAIAIANSSRPASGSEHLFSHALDYLKEKYKLDVDSLHGEQCGFGAIIMSYLHEKENKNLTNLHIRIREALRKVKAPTTIEELGFDKEVIIEALSIAHKMRDRWTILREGISKEKARKIIEELFY; encoded by the coding sequence GTGAGAATAATAACTCCAAGATACACTATAATAGAGGATCATGCAATTAATCATCTTAATGATATTTTGAAAAAATTGTCAATAAACAATCCTTTAGTTATAACAGGAAAAAAAACTAAAAAATTTGCTCCAAAAGAGTTTGATTTTATCTATTACTCTGAACTTCCTGAAAGGATTTCTGGTTATGATGCTATTATAGGTGTAGGTGGAGGAAGGGCTATAGATTATGGTAAATATTTAGCCTATAAAAATGACCTACCTTTTATCTCAATCCCTACAACAGCATCTAATGATGGAATAGCTTCACCAATAGTTTCTATAAAACAGCCTTCTTTTATGACGGTTTCACCTATAGCAATAATAGTTGATACAAAAATAATAGAAAAGTCTCCAAAGAGATTATTAGCATCAGGTTTTGGAGATATAGTTTCAAATATTACTGCTGTCTTAGATTGGCAGTTAGCATATAAAGAGAAAGGGGAGAAATATAGTGAAAGCTCTGCTATTTTTTCAAAAACCGTAGCAGAGGAAATATTAAACTATGTTTTAAGCTCTGATTTAAAAGAATTTCATAAAAAATTAGCTAAAGCTCTTGTAGGTAGTGGAATTGCTATAGCCATAGCTAACTCTTCTCGCCCTGCTTCTGGATCAGAGCATTTATTTTCTCATGCATTAGATTATTTAAAAGAGAAATATAAGCTAGATGTAGATAGCTTACATGGAGAACAGTGTGGATTTGGAGCTATTATAATGAGCTACTTGCATGAAAAAGAAAATAAAAATTTAACAAATTTACATATAAGAATAAGAGAAGCTTTAAGAAAAGTAAAAGCTCCAACAACTATAGAAGAGTTAGGTTTTGATAAAGAGGTTATTATTGAAGCTCTTTCAATAGCTCATAAAATGAGAGATAGATGGACTATTTTAAGAGAAGGTATATCAAAAGAGAAGGCTAGAAAAATTATAGAAGAATTATTTTATTAA